The Salvelinus alpinus chromosome 28, SLU_Salpinus.1, whole genome shotgun sequence genome includes a window with the following:
- the LOC139557874 gene encoding aspartic and glutamic acid-rich protein-like isoform X5: MSSARLPVLREEEEDVDEGQEEEEPGGETGTVPDHISVKTYDVSLTEEDTQHIDDEEKWEEEGKEEEEEEEEGKEEEEGKEEKDEEEEGEEEEEEEEEEEEEGKEEEEEEDEEEEGEEEEEEEEEGKEEEEEGNEEEDEEEEEEEEEEGKEEEEEGNEEEEEEEEDEEEMDSGEEEDTGIKNIGSPGGRSVVVHYDKENIENIVTTGQPFAQEERENPNIRNIEQGAYENSDVSCFEGVTEDDTMKITADISEGIEEEERPTAEENQEKSSDSDLEVREGKKEVNLLSPHFPQENEEEEEEDEHGAPEIVSDCPDPAATQNLQSLMVDTFVEHPLEEKIKDFLGDDHQEAGESFADYPFDFSPSEYDKDGGKGREQNKNGSTLSSPSEGHLKIDENVYPEREITEQKDSHVQGEEDEKEDARPAISLSVEDKQDFADCAMCNINIDISTGKIIEDNLEADSSSKDEKDEDPEKHNEEHPALPRYQGIPQRDCGSDVSPLPDWEGGEENSSKQSVADLHLSDTISDVPTFTLHNEAGPSTAEVTRCNRGKRSTGNMSSSDSEDNFPGEFCTLETELRKNKGETCIWGKDEYLREIPPELEGKLVNHLHTNINWDTGDNNVDRSGFILDYKYEGSGITVGEEQFADDEEEEERSWKQERVRIEAFYKFYNDEEEKEAMETEGAFSGRKPRVQFCMDPLPQVIEYTDSSSDTDLVDSSSDREEDLDSTARLDEQREPESQKPQGELQDLSKIPRTHSKRDRCLGVLKFLLKMALLTLIGLLTFWWTTDLLDLDW; encoded by the exons ATGTCCTCTGCAAGATTACCAGtgctgagagaggaagaggaagatgtggatgaaggacaggaagaggaagagccTGGTGGAGAAACTGGAACTGTACCTGACCATATCTCAGTGAAGACATATGATGTGAGTTTGACTGAAGAGGATACACAACATATTGATGATGAGGAGAagtgggaggaggagggcaaggaggaggaagaggaggaggaggagggcaaggaagaggaggagggcaaggaggagaaagatgaggaggaggagggcgaggaggaggaagaggaggaggaagaagaggaggaggagggcaaggaggaggaagaggaggaagatgaggaggaggagggcgaggaggaggaagaggaggaggaagagggcaaggaggaggaagaggagggcaatgaggaggaagatgaggaggaggaggaagaagaggaggaggagggcaaggaggaggaagaggagggcaatgaggaggaggaggaagaggaggaagatgaagaggagaTGGACtcaggagaagaagaggacacaGGAATAAAGAACATTGGCTCCCCAGGGGGTAGGTCTGTGGTTGTTCACTACGACAAAGAGAATATAGAAAATATCGTAACTACAGGACAACCTTTTGCCCAAGAGGAGAGGGAAAACCCTAACATCAGAAACATAGAGCAAGGTGCTTACGAGAACAGTGATGTGAGTTGTTTTGAGGGTGTTACTGAAGATGACACCATGAAGATCACAGCAGATATAAGTGAAGGGATTGAAGAAGAGGAGAGACCGACGGCTGAAGAAAACCAAGAGAAATCATCTGATTCAGACCTGGAGGTccgagagggaaagaaagaagtgAACTTACTCTCCCCACATTTTCCCCAGGAGaatgaagaggaagaagaggaagatgaaCATGGTGCTCCAGAGATTGTTTCTGATTGTCCTGATCCCGCAGCAACACAGAATCTGCAATCTCTTATGGTCGATACCTTTGTGGAACACCCGCTTGAGGAGAAAATTAAGGACTTCCTAGGGGACGACCACCAAGAGGCGGGTGAAAGCTTTGCAGATTACCCCTTTGACTTCTCTCCAAGTGAATACGAcaaggatggagggaaagggagagagcaaAACAAAAATGGGAGCACACTGTCTAGTCCCTCTGAGGGTCATTTAAAGATAGATGAGAATGTCTACCCGGAGAGAGAGATAACCGAGCAGAAGGATAGCCATGTACAGGGAGAGGAAGACGAAAAGGAAGATGCGAGACCTGCTATCTCTCTGAGCGTAGAAGACAAACAAGATTTTGCAGATTGTGCGATGTGTAATATCAATATTGACATTAGCACGGGCAAGATTATTGAAGACAATCTTGAAGCTGATAGCTCCAGTAAGGATGAGAAGGATGAAGACCCAGAGAAGCATAATGAAGAACACCCAGCCCTGCCAAGATACCAGGGTATTCCTCAGAGAGACTGCGGATCTGATGTTTCACCTCTACCTGActgggagggtggagaggagaacaGCTCCAAGCAGAGTGTTGCTGACCTGCATCTTTCAGACACCATCTCCGATGTCCCCACTTTTACCCTTCACAATGAGGCTGGACCCAGTACAGCAGAGGTAACCAGGTGTAACAGGGGTAAGAGGAGTACAGGCAACATGTCATCATCTGACTCTGAGGATAATTTTCCCGGAGAATTTTGTACGTTGGAGACTGAACTAAGAAAGAACAAAGGGGAAACTTGCATTTGGGGTAAAGATGAGTATCTTCGAGAAATCCCGCCGGAGCTAGAAGGAAAGTTGGTGAACCACCTTCACACCAATATAAACTGGGACACAGGGGATAATAACGTGGACAGGAGTGGTTTCATTCTAGATTACAAGTATGAGGGGAGCGGAATCACAGTCGGAGAGGAACAATTTGCAgatgatgaagaagaggaggagaggagttggaaacaagagagagtgagaatcGAGGCATTCTACAAGTTTTATAATGacgaagaggagaaggaggccaTGGAAACGGAAGGTGCTTTTTCAGGGAGGAAGCCTAGAGTTCAGTTCTGCATGGATCCCCTGCCTCAAGTCATTGAATATACAGACAG CAGCAGTGACACGGATTTGGTCGACAGCTcatctgacagagaggaggaccTGGATTCTACAGCAAGGCTTGac GAGCAGCGGGAGCCTGAGAGTCAGAAGCCACAAGGAGAACTACAAGATCTCAGCAAAATACCTCGGACACACAGCAAGAGAGACCGA TGTCTGGGGGTGCTGAAGTTCCTGCTGAAGATGGCCCTTTTGACATTGATTGGACTTTTGACATTCTGGTGGACAACAGACCTACTGGACTTGGACTGGTGA